The sequence CTGTAGCATCAGTCAGTCCCATAGGCAGGTCTGCAATCTGTATCCACTTTCTCAGGTTAGGATTGTAAGCGTGTATTGGGGTGCAACTGTTGATCGTCGTTTTTCCTCCGATTGCTAGTAGGGTACCGCAAATGTGTGCTGGGGTAGCTGATCGACTAGGTAGTTCTTGAAGCGTACTCCAGACAATTTCTCGACTCTCATGGAATAAATTCCCTGTAGGGATACTGAAGCAGTCACGCATACCGTCTTGCGATAAATCTTCGTAGCCACCCAGTAGATACACAGTGTTATGTAGGACGGTCATTCTCAGTGCAGCTCTTGATTTCGGTAGAGATGTTACAGTAGTCCAGTGTGGGCTATCTTTGCGGTACACCTCGACAAGATtagtaggtacatgtaccttgctAGTGCCGTTAATAAACATGCCCCCACAAGCCGCTATGCAAGCACTACTTTCATCTTCCGTTTGGCTTACAACACAAACTCGAGCTCGAGGTTTCGATAATGCAGGAATTGCGCTTTCTTTCCACTCATGGGCATCACTATCAAACGCGTAAATCTTGTTTGTCATGCTTTCACCCTCAGCTGTTCTCCCACCGATCGCTAGAAGTTTCCCTCCAATGTTTCCAAGACCAAATTGAATCACAGGACACTCTGGTAGTTTACCAATCGAAAGTTGAGTCCAATTGACGGTCAAGACCTGATTTCGCACGCCCAGATCAGCTGTGTTTTGCCCTCCACCCATGTATAGTGTTGATGTGATAAGTGTACTTTGGGTAGCAGTCATTGGAGCATGTATTTCCACTGCTTTGATGGACTCTGATGGATCCCTGACTTTCTGTACTCGTAGCATGACTTGGTCGTGTAGTAAATGGAGCTACAAGGAAACACTTTAGTGCACGTGGTGTACAATATAGTAAAAAATAATGGGTAAGTTAATTTACACAGTACAGAACTACTTACACGTACATACAGATATTTTAATGTACGTGTACTTTTTAGACTCCCATTCACCTGTTCTCCTGAAACAAGACTCTTCATTGCGTCACTTCTCTGCTTCTCTAGTTCATGCATTCTCTCATGATACTTTTCACCGCGATTCAACAGATGCTTTGTCTTTTCACTTACTTCACTCTCTCTTTTCCGAAGCATATCTCTTGTGCTGTTTAAATCTTTTCGCAATGTTTCTATTTCTTCTCTAAGCTTATCAATGCTAGGCTCGCTTTTGTACACTTCAATTTCTTGTTTCAGATCAGTGACAGTAAATTTAAAATCAGTAATCTCATCTGTTAAACGTCTTTGCTCATTCGTCAACTTCTCAATCTTCTTTTTCTGGCACCGCCTTTCTTGAAGCATTTCAATTTTGGAATAGCAATCGATGTTCAGCTTAGCTTTTTCCTGGCGTATATAAGCTTTAACGTCGGCTGCTATTGGTCGCTTGTCCGCTTCGTCTAGGCACTGCTCAATGAGCCCTACCATAGGGTGGTCTGGATTGATTACATCCATGTACTTTTGTCTCCTTGCTATTTCCGTGAGTCTCCGAAACCTGTGATCCCCACTACATGTGGAATCCTCTTCGAATTCATTTGTTGGAACGGGGCTTTCTCCGCAGAAAATTTCCATAGCAAGGATACCATACGAAAATATATCTATTTCCACCTTGTAAGTTGGATTGTTTATCAGTACCTCTGGAGGCATACAATACAGTGTTCCAGGCTTAGTTGTCATTGCTTTTTGTTTTGGTGTGATGTTGAGAATTTTTGCCATGCCCAAATCGGAAATTTTGGCATGCATGTCGACTGTCAACAATATGTTGTTTGAAGAGAGGTCACGGTGAGCTATGAATTTTGAGTGAAGGTAGCAAAGAGCAAGAGCAATGTCTTCGAGAATCGTGTATGCAACTGTTTCCGGTAGGATGTGGTACTTTTCAATACACTCATTGAGAGTAGTGTGCAAGTATTCCATTACTAGCACGGGGAGGTtgctgtgtttgctcatgTATACACCTAGGAATTGCACGATGTGGGGGTGTCTCACGGTAGCCAGGAACCTACGTTCTCTGAAGACACTTTCTTCCAGAGAAGATCTCGCCAATTTGTTCGATGATTTCGTTTCGTTGTAGAGAATTTTGTGAAATCTTTTGCCTGCACATTTGAGTCCATGGAATCTTAGCTCCAAAACTTCAGCGTAACTACCACAACCAATGACTTTTGGTTCAGAATCTGCTCCCATTACTTCCTCTACTCCTGACAGATTTAGATCAGGTAGGTCTGAGTACTCTCCACTAGCCATTGTTAATGTTGTTGcagctacagtacagtactctGATAGCAATTTGACAGTGATTAGATGGTCAGCAGAGGTAGACGATATAAATTCTAGAATGAGagctacacagtacagtactgagTACACTATAAAGTACTGTACTAGTACAGTATAGGATCTCGAGGAAagacagctacatgtagtaagaAGAAGGGTGTGTCTGCTAGAATAAATCACGTGccaaattaattaataagtCAAAAATGGCTAATATTAACAGTAGCTAAGTTTCTAcacggctagctagctcaagCCTTCATCCAAGTCTCTTGTTTGGACATCCGTGCCTTAGTTAGTAGCTACTTCTTCATTTACAGAGAACTTGCAACCGTAGTACCGTGGCGTCGTTCTGTTTCCAGCCTCAATACAGACTGATTGAGCACTGTTGCTAACTTTCCTGTGCTTCAAAGCTAGCCTGCTGCACTGTACTGGAGGGAGAGTCATGGCTGAgacaaggtgtgtgtgtgagtggagtGAAAATAAAGAATGTTGACCCTATTTAATGTAAAGTTGGTCATGTTTTATAAAATTATGGGTTCTGCTGAATATTTGTATTGACATcaatctagctagctataatgaCTTGTTCTTGTGATAGTctcacaagtaaacaaccccATGCATGCTATAGAGCTCTTGCTGGCAAGATTCTATTGATACAAATATGTTCCGTTCAGGCGGGCTGTGTATATCGTATGTACAGAGAATGTAATGTACAGAgaatttcaggttggttggcagaagttaaaattgaagtgcagtcaatcatgaccactaattgcattagtGAAGTAAACATGCACTTCAACTTCTAACTGCTgtcaaccaacctgaaattcTCTGTATAAAGGTTTACAGCATGGTTTTACAGCATGGTTTACAGCAACCACTAGCTATGACGCTAATTATGTTGCTTGAGTAGTTTATTTTGTCAAGTTAGCGAAATCCCTGAACATAAAGATCCATCCTGTCATTTTGAAGCTACATTGTATCTAATCAGCTCGACTGTATCTAGCCATTTTCCGTGACAGTAGCAGATAATGAACTGTACTGAATTGGAGCAAAGCATATGAATAAGTACAGGGGGTAATAAAGTTTAGGGCTAGGGTTGTATCTGTTAGACGCTTTCAATTATTACAGTTTAATTTTTGTTCTTTGTGTGAATATAAATTTCTTGTTGTCCTTTCGTGGCTTTCTGAATTTCAGTTCAGGCCACCTATAATGTATTGTTGCTAGGATAATCAATTTGGTAATattgttgttggtgatcaGAGAATTGGaaatgtttcattttcacCAACAGTTGTTGTGTCTCATTTGATAGTGTGTGCatttcattgtacatgtagaggtCTGTATCTCATTTGCTGTGTGACGTTTCTTTGTCAATGTATGGCCTGATGTGTTGCT comes from Halichondria panicea chromosome 3, odHalPani1.1, whole genome shotgun sequence and encodes:
- the LOC135333563 gene encoding uncharacterized protein LOC135333563, producing the protein MASGEYSDLPDLNLSGVEEVMGADSEPKVIGCGSYAEVLELRFHGLKCAGKRFHKILYNETKSSNKLARSSLEESVFRERRFLATVRHPHIVQFLGVYMSKHSNLPVLVMEYLHTTLNECIEKYHILPETVAYTILEDIALALCYLHSKFIAHRDLSSNNILLTVDMHAKISDLGMAKILNITPKQKAMTTKPGTLYCMPPEVLINNPTYKVEIDIFSYGILAMEIFCGESPVPTNEFEEDSTCSGDHRFRRLTEIARRQKYMDVINPDHPMVGLIEQCLDEADKRPIAADVKAYIRQEKAKLNIDCYSKIEMLQERRCQKKKIEKLTNEQRRLTDEITDFKFTVTDLKQEIEVYKSEPSIDKLREEIETLRKDLNSTRDMLRKRESEVSEKTKHLLNRGEKYHERMHELEKQRSDAMKSLVSGEQLHLLHDQVMLRVQKVRDPSESIKAVEIHAPMTATQSTLITSTLYMGGGQNTADLGVRNQVLTVNWTQLSIGKLPECPVIQFGLGNIGGKLLAIGGRTAEGESMTNKIYAFDSDAHEWKESAIPALSKPRARVCVVSQTEDESSACIAACGGMFINGTSKVHVPTNLVEVYRKDSPHWTTVTSLPKSRAALRMTVLHNTVYLLGGYEDLSQDGMRDCFSIPTGNLFHESREIVWSTLQELPSRSATPAHICGTLLAIGGKTTINSCTPIHAYNPNLRKWIQIADLPMGLTDATAAALPCGKVLVAGGRDSSGNNRNKNVFSMELVYRN